A single genomic interval of Chloracidobacterium validum harbors:
- a CDS encoding bifunctional folylpolyglutamate synthase/dihydrofolate synthase — protein MKLGLDAVATLLDALGRPDRAFSAIHVAGTNGKGSTCAFLASILRRAGLQVGLYTSPHLISLTERIRFNDRDIAEGDFARVMTHVRDAVEALLKQGRLLARPTFFEHLTAAAFCYFAERSPDVVVVEVGLGGRLDATNVLVPAASVISSIGDDHREWLGPTLTHIAREKAGIIKPGVPVYIADTQPEEARQALAQAALERQCEPRWVEPLDIICYDTTGRPVVCLDSQTSRTYGRECRLALHGRHQSQNAALATRVAQDYLRVLDMSDGAVEEAVCSGLEQTHWPGRLQWIDGNPPILLDGAHNPEGVQALADFLETTCRRRPVTTVFAAMRDKPVIELLSPLATIAERLIVTEVTGQSRAMPCDSLEVIALGYWLPSNVIQSPDVATALRLARASTPPDGLIVVYGSIYLIGEVLSLLQCQGA, from the coding sequence ATGAAGCTTGGTCTTGACGCAGTTGCCACCCTATTGGATGCGCTCGGCCGTCCAGACCGCGCGTTCAGCGCCATCCACGTTGCTGGAACCAATGGCAAAGGCTCAACCTGCGCATTTCTGGCCAGCATTCTGCGCAGAGCCGGCTTGCAAGTTGGGCTATATACCTCACCGCACTTAATCAGCCTCACCGAGCGTATTCGGTTCAACGACCGAGATATTGCTGAAGGCGACTTTGCGCGTGTCATGACGCATGTTCGTGACGCGGTTGAAGCCTTACTGAAGCAGGGCCGCTTGCTCGCTCGACCAACCTTCTTCGAGCATCTGACAGCAGCAGCATTTTGTTATTTTGCGGAACGGTCGCCGGATGTGGTTGTGGTCGAAGTTGGGCTTGGTGGCCGACTTGACGCAACCAATGTGCTCGTCCCGGCTGCCTCAGTTATCAGCTCCATCGGAGATGACCACCGCGAGTGGCTTGGCCCGACGCTGACGCACATTGCCCGTGAAAAAGCAGGCATCATCAAGCCTGGTGTACCGGTGTACATTGCCGACACGCAGCCTGAAGAAGCCCGCCAAGCGCTTGCCCAAGCGGCCCTCGAAAGGCAATGCGAACCAAGGTGGGTCGAGCCGCTCGACATCATTTGTTATGACACAACTGGTCGCCCTGTGGTCTGCCTTGACAGTCAGACGTCACGAACCTATGGGCGAGAATGTCGTCTGGCGTTGCATGGCCGTCACCAGTCTCAGAATGCCGCGTTGGCAACTCGTGTGGCGCAGGATTACCTGCGGGTGCTCGATATGAGCGATGGCGCGGTCGAAGAAGCTGTATGTTCCGGGCTTGAACAGACCCACTGGCCAGGCCGCTTGCAATGGATAGACGGAAATCCACCGATCCTGCTGGATGGCGCGCATAATCCAGAAGGTGTACAGGCATTGGCCGACTTCCTTGAAACGACTTGCCGGCGGCGACCGGTCACCACTGTTTTTGCTGCTATGCGTGATAAGCCGGTGATCGAGTTGCTGTCTCCGTTGGCGACCATCGCCGAGCGGTTGATTGTGACGGAAGTGACCGGACAATCACGCGCGATGCCATGCGACAGCCTGGAAGTCATTGCCCTCGGGTATTGGCTTCCGTCGAATGTGATCCAGTCCCCAGATGTCGCTACGGCGCTGAGGCTGGCGCGCGCGTCAACCCCCCCGGATGGTCTGATTGTCGTGTATGGGTCAATCTACTTGATTGGCGAAGTCCTGAGCTTACTTCAGTGCCAAGGCGCATAA
- the bioD gene encoding dethiobiotin synthase, with protein sequence MTQTFFVTGTDTGVGKTAVTCALVRSLTAAGYRARAIKPIETGCAVSADGELLPADALAHRAASGLAELPLERFIRYRLREPLAPAVAAERAGVDLDISTCLELIRTAQTETDILLVEGAGGLLVPFTGTARNGYQTVADVIETLGVPVLVVARARLGTLNHVLLTWEELRRRNLVCAGVILNDVDAEAGLEREDNARVLRTFGVPVLAELPYTAHLESHLADVVRCITGSPRRERS encoded by the coding sequence ATGACGCAAACCTTCTTTGTGACCGGAACCGATACGGGCGTTGGCAAAACGGCAGTGACCTGCGCATTGGTACGGTCTCTGACGGCTGCCGGGTATCGCGCGCGCGCCATCAAACCGATTGAAACTGGTTGCGCCGTGAGCGCTGACGGTGAACTGCTTCCGGCTGACGCGTTAGCGCATCGGGCCGCCTCTGGTCTTGCCGAGCTGCCGCTCGAGCGGTTTATCCGCTACCGGCTGCGTGAGCCGCTGGCGCCGGCGGTTGCGGCCGAGCGCGCCGGTGTTGACCTTGACATTAGCACTTGCCTGGAGCTGATACGTACGGCCCAAACTGAAACGGATATTCTTTTGGTCGAGGGGGCCGGAGGATTGCTGGTTCCCTTCACGGGAACAGCGCGGAACGGTTATCAAACCGTGGCCGATGTTATTGAGACGCTTGGCGTTCCCGTTTTAGTTGTGGCGCGGGCGCGGCTGGGAACGCTCAACCACGTCCTGCTGACGTGGGAGGAGCTGCGGCGGCGGAACCTGGTTTGCGCCGGGGTGATCCTCAATGATGTTGATGCGGAAGCCGGTTTGGAGCGTGAGGATAACGCGCGCGTGCTGCGCACATTTGGCGTCCCGGTGCTGGCTGAATTACCATACACCGCGCACCTCGAATCGCACCTTGCTGATGTCGTGCGCTGCATTACCGGATCTCCCCGCCGTGAACGGAGCTAA
- the pip gene encoding prolyl aminopeptidase — translation MTEARTLYPPIEPYMTGMLPVSALHTLYYEVSGNPQGKPVVFLHGGPGGGTSPDHRRYFDPERYRIVLFDQRGAGKSTPYACLEENTTWDLVADIEQLRQHLDVEKWVVFGGSWGSTLALAYAETHPDRVRGLVLRGIFLCRKKEIDWFYQEGANALFPDAWEPYVTLIPPDERHDLVAAYYRRLTSDDEELRHAAARAWSVWEGSTSKLLPDPELVKDFDERSLAIARIECHYFINRIFMESEHYLIEHVHRIRHIPTVIVQGRYDVVCPMMTAWDLHKAFPEADFQIIANAGHSASEPGTTAALVAATDRFALLPD, via the coding sequence ATGACCGAGGCGCGCACGCTCTATCCGCCAATTGAACCCTATATGACTGGCATGTTACCGGTTTCGGCGCTGCACACGCTTTACTACGAAGTGAGTGGCAATCCGCAGGGGAAGCCCGTTGTGTTCCTGCATGGCGGGCCGGGTGGCGGCACATCGCCTGACCACCGGCGCTATTTTGACCCGGAACGCTATCGCATCGTGCTGTTTGACCAGCGTGGAGCCGGTAAAAGCACGCCTTACGCCTGCCTCGAAGAAAACACGACCTGGGATTTGGTGGCTGACATCGAGCAGCTACGCCAGCACCTAGACGTGGAGAAATGGGTAGTGTTTGGCGGTTCCTGGGGCAGCACGCTCGCGCTCGCGTATGCGGAGACGCATCCAGATCGGGTGCGCGGGCTGGTGCTGCGTGGGATTTTTCTATGCCGGAAAAAGGAAATTGATTGGTTTTACCAGGAGGGTGCCAACGCCTTGTTTCCCGATGCCTGGGAACCGTATGTCACCTTGATTCCACCCGATGAGCGCCATGATCTGGTTGCTGCCTATTACCGCCGACTGACGAGTGACGATGAGGAACTGCGCCACGCGGCAGCCCGGGCCTGGAGTGTTTGGGAAGGCAGCACATCCAAACTGCTGCCTGACCCAGAACTCGTCAAGGATTTTGACGAGCGCTCACTGGCCATTGCGCGCATCGAGTGTCATTACTTCATCAACCGCATCTTTATGGAATCCGAGCACTACTTGATTGAACATGTGCACCGGATTCGCCACATTCCGACCGTCATCGTGCAGGGGCGGTACGATGTGGTGTGCCCGATGATGACGGCCTGGGACCTCCACAAGGCTTTTCCTGAAGCTGATTTTCAGATTATTGCCAATGCCGGACACTCGGCGTCCGAGCCGGGCACGACTGCCGCACTCGTAGCGGCGACGGATCGCTTCGCTTTGCTGCCTGACTAG
- a CDS encoding SpoIID/LytB domain-containing protein gives MAGRRLSRWGRVWLAGLWWLALPFTVTESHGCSLAAHATLPVTLRMGVFTLFQPRFVWLRAHDRPAALQLTGQTFRLSPQMTCRIEHTASGLVIWQGNQLMAASDRLTVAAADVTLEVVGRKTRVQRQFQGTLAITALEKCLQLVVTQPVDAVVAAVVSAELPPDAPLEASKALAIVVRSYVAHQVGRHAGEGFDLCDSTHCQLFLGDQWIRQEAGGKTGGKLSVVAQKVAADTAGEVLQNVDATIYSAYFAACCGGRTTSPDVAFGAGLDQSGVACRWCKASRFFTWTRQVDRRRLARALLAETSVTDDIRIEVANRTADGFVASLAVTIGSRQIVVPNHRFRHLVGQQLGWNLVLSSRYVIEPRGDALVLRGHGFGHHVGLCLDGSLAQARAGRTHQDILRYYFPQATVGPCRVGR, from the coding sequence ATGGCCGGACGGCGTCTTTCCAGATGGGGCAGGGTTTGGCTGGCCGGGCTGTGGTGGCTGGCCCTACCGTTCACTGTCACCGAAAGCCATGGCTGTTCTTTAGCTGCCCATGCCACCTTGCCGGTCACGTTGCGGATGGGTGTGTTCACGCTTTTTCAGCCCCGGTTCGTCTGGCTTCGCGCCCATGACCGACCGGCTGCACTTCAGCTTACAGGACAGACATTTCGCCTCTCGCCACAGATGACCTGCCGCATCGAGCATACCGCGTCGGGACTGGTGATTTGGCAGGGGAACCAACTGATGGCCGCTAGCGATCGCTTGACGGTTGCGGCCGCGGACGTGACCTTGGAGGTGGTTGGTCGGAAAACGCGCGTGCAGCGCCAGTTTCAGGGTACGCTCGCCATCACGGCGCTCGAAAAATGCCTTCAACTGGTTGTGACCCAGCCGGTTGACGCGGTTGTGGCGGCGGTGGTGAGCGCGGAGTTGCCACCCGACGCGCCGCTTGAAGCCAGCAAGGCGCTGGCAATCGTGGTTCGCAGCTATGTGGCGCATCAGGTCGGACGGCATGCCGGCGAAGGCTTCGATCTTTGTGACTCAACCCATTGCCAACTGTTTCTGGGCGACCAGTGGATTCGCCAGGAAGCCGGTGGCAAGACCGGCGGGAAGCTTTCGGTAGTGGCGCAAAAGGTGGCCGCCGATACGGCCGGGGAGGTTCTCCAAAACGTGGACGCCACCATCTATTCAGCCTATTTCGCGGCCTGTTGTGGCGGGCGGACAACCTCCCCGGACGTGGCTTTCGGCGCCGGACTTGACCAGTCCGGCGTCGCGTGTCGCTGGTGCAAGGCATCACGGTTTTTTACCTGGACGCGCCAAGTTGACCGCCGACGCCTCGCCAGAGCCTTGCTTGCCGAAACATCCGTGACCGACGACATCCGAATTGAAGTTGCCAACCGCACGGCGGATGGCTTTGTTGCAAGCTTGGCCGTCACCATCGGGTCGCGGCAAATAGTTGTGCCGAACCACCGGTTTCGCCACCTTGTCGGACAACAGTTAGGTTGGAACCTCGTGCTTTCGAGTCGGTATGTCATTGAACCGCGCGGAGACGCGCTGGTTTTACGTGGTCACGGTTTTGGCCACCACGTTGGGCTTTGTCTGGATGGGTCCCTCGCCCAGGCGCGGGCTGGACGCACCCACCAAGACATCCTGAGGTACTACTTTCCACAAGCTACTGTCGGGCCGTGCCGAGTGGGACGTTAG
- a CDS encoding SRPBCC family protein produces MPAFTVAVDIAAEPRRVWQVWTDFERWPEWTPTIQHVKRLDMAPVGVGSSVSIQRMSAQPVVWRMTYWEPRRRFTWATRSTGFTVTADHLVVPRPEGGARAEVSFRVEGWLGWLIGRFLKDLTENLLRTEVSGLKARSEQS; encoded by the coding sequence ATGCCAGCATTCACGGTGGCAGTTGACATCGCAGCGGAACCACGGCGTGTTTGGCAAGTTTGGACTGACTTTGAACGCTGGCCTGAGTGGACGCCCACCATACAGCATGTCAAGCGGCTTGATATGGCCCCAGTTGGGGTTGGGTCAAGCGTCTCCATCCAGCGGATGAGCGCACAACCGGTCGTCTGGCGCATGACCTACTGGGAACCGCGCCGGCGTTTCACCTGGGCAACTCGTTCGACCGGCTTCACGGTCACGGCCGATCATCTCGTCGTGCCGAGACCGGAGGGCGGCGCTCGCGCCGAAGTGAGCTTCCGTGTCGAAGGCTGGCTCGGATGGCTCATCGGGCGGTTTCTCAAAGACCTGACCGAAAACCTGCTGAGGACAGAAGTCTCAGGCCTCAAAGCACGGAGCGAGCAGTCCTAG
- a CDS encoding peroxiredoxin, whose product MPNVGDTAPDFSLTANDGKTYSLSQFRGKRHVVLVFYPGDDTPTCTAQLCDYRDGWSEFQELDAVILGVSTNDLAAHQKFAEKFAFPFPLLEDPERQLCKAYGVLMLGGLLPVANRAVFIIDKQGVIRYRHVETIPIFKRSRGELLDALRKLAD is encoded by the coding sequence ATGCCCAATGTGGGAGATACAGCACCGGATTTCTCGCTTACCGCCAACGACGGCAAGACCTATTCCCTGTCCCAGTTTCGGGGTAAGCGCCATGTCGTGCTGGTGTTTTATCCAGGTGATGACACGCCAACGTGCACGGCCCAGTTGTGCGATTACCGGGACGGCTGGAGTGAATTCCAGGAACTCGATGCGGTCATCTTGGGCGTCAGCACCAACGACCTAGCAGCGCACCAGAAGTTCGCCGAAAAGTTTGCGTTTCCGTTTCCCTTGCTCGAGGACCCAGAGCGCCAACTGTGCAAAGCCTATGGCGTTCTGATGCTAGGCGGATTGCTTCCGGTTGCGAACCGTGCCGTGTTCATCATTGACAAGCAGGGTGTGATTCGCTATCGCCACGTTGAAACCATACCAATTTTCAAGCGTAGTCGGGGCGAACTACTCGACGCACTCCGCAAGCTCGCGGACTGA
- a CDS encoding molybdopterin-dependent oxidoreductase, which translates to MELVTLTIDGKTYQAPKGMLLLEFCASQGIDIPNFCYYPDLTSQAACRMCLVRVEKIPKLATACTVTITDGMVVTASSDEVIEARKGMLDFILGNHPLDCPVCDKGGQCELQDMAFQHGALYAGYEVAKNAKDERRLSPFIAYDEQRCVKCYRCVRVCEDWMDVHALTKVFRGTKEVIGFYGQDLHCEQCGNCVEVCPVGALLSVDSRFKSRPWDMREQQTTCSFCADGCQLELGVRGQTYVRAASKDLTGINGEFLCVKGRYGSAYISNPARLTQPLVRQGDDLKPVSWDDALATAARLLGDLHAKHGGRAVAVVGSPRLTNEANFALARFGRALDTPHLAHFRNVELGEFYAHLSAPLATHDDIKQATTIVQLGGDPTEHSPLTGFAMRYAKRKHGARILVVNQRATKIARRQADVFLHVRPDGESAVVRALFEETSLEAMAALAGVASHDLRALHEAIMTAERLVVIAGPEVRGATLRAVAQIRALTRPDATVHLLALADDNNAAGAFDMGLAVNATTLMSDFGGTIRAAYLAGADPITNLGHHWRAALAKLECLIVSELFLTETAKLAKVVFPATSYAEQDGTFTNHVGQVQRVARVVERGGSGRPDWLIIQALAKAMRLDVNAKGSSSALLNDIALDVPGYAGVSFAAIKQAPKGAYPVARPLASSADRVALQSALREQTALIDPSASHDHRIVEMGEGLFARGTLLNHVKVFDDAQPFWEAHRGEWEAMNLEHDFVANGN; encoded by the coding sequence ATGGAACTTGTCACGCTCACGATCGACGGTAAGACCTACCAGGCCCCAAAGGGCATGCTGCTGCTGGAGTTTTGTGCTTCACAGGGCATTGACATTCCGAACTTTTGCTACTACCCCGACCTCACGTCGCAAGCGGCCTGCCGGATGTGCCTGGTGCGCGTCGAGAAGATTCCGAAGCTGGCCACGGCCTGCACAGTCACCATCACGGATGGCATGGTGGTCACAGCCAGCTCGGATGAGGTCATCGAAGCGCGCAAAGGGATGCTTGACTTCATTCTGGGCAATCACCCGCTTGACTGTCCGGTGTGCGACAAGGGTGGTCAGTGCGAACTTCAGGATATGGCGTTCCAGCATGGAGCGCTGTACGCCGGCTATGAAGTTGCCAAAAACGCCAAGGACGAGCGCCGCCTCTCCCCTTTCATTGCTTATGATGAGCAACGGTGCGTGAAGTGCTACCGCTGCGTGCGCGTGTGTGAAGACTGGATGGACGTGCACGCTCTCACCAAGGTCTTCCGCGGAACAAAAGAAGTGATTGGCTTTTACGGGCAAGACCTGCACTGCGAGCAGTGTGGCAACTGCGTCGAGGTTTGCCCGGTCGGGGCGCTGCTCTCGGTGGATTCACGCTTCAAGTCGCGCCCGTGGGATATGCGCGAACAGCAAACCACCTGCTCATTTTGCGCCGACGGCTGCCAGCTTGAACTCGGCGTTCGTGGTCAGACCTACGTCCGGGCGGCCTCGAAAGACCTGACCGGTATCAACGGCGAATTCCTGTGTGTCAAAGGGCGCTACGGTAGCGCGTACATCTCAAATCCGGCGCGCCTCACCCAACCGCTCGTTCGCCAGGGCGACGACTTGAAGCCCGTGAGCTGGGACGATGCGCTCGCTACGGCGGCCCGGCTGTTAGGCGATCTTCACGCCAAGCATGGCGGCCGTGCCGTAGCGGTGGTTGGCTCACCACGACTGACGAACGAAGCCAACTTTGCCTTGGCGCGATTTGGACGCGCCCTCGACACACCGCACTTGGCTCACTTTCGTAACGTCGAACTGGGTGAGTTCTACGCACACCTCTCCGCGCCGCTGGCAACGCATGACGATATCAAGCAAGCTACTACCATCGTCCAACTTGGTGGCGATCCTACCGAGCACAGCCCGCTGACGGGATTTGCCATGCGCTACGCCAAGCGCAAGCATGGGGCGCGCATCCTGGTGGTCAACCAGCGGGCCACCAAAATTGCGCGGCGACAAGCCGATGTCTTCCTGCATGTTCGTCCCGACGGTGAAAGCGCCGTTGTGCGCGCGCTCTTTGAGGAAACCAGTCTGGAAGCTATGGCGGCGCTGGCCGGCGTTGCCAGCCACGACTTGCGCGCGCTGCATGAAGCGATAATGACCGCTGAGCGGTTGGTTGTCATCGCCGGACCCGAGGTGCGCGGGGCAACGTTACGGGCTGTGGCGCAGATTCGCGCGCTGACGCGCCCTGACGCCACGGTTCACCTCCTGGCGCTGGCCGACGACAACAACGCGGCCGGAGCTTTTGACATGGGGCTTGCCGTCAATGCTACCACGCTCATGTCCGATTTTGGCGGCACCATTCGCGCGGCTTACCTGGCCGGGGCCGACCCAATCACGAATCTCGGCCACCACTGGCGCGCGGCGCTAGCCAAGCTCGAATGTCTGATTGTGAGCGAACTTTTCCTGACGGAAACGGCCAAGCTGGCGAAGGTGGTGTTTCCGGCCACGAGCTATGCCGAGCAAGACGGCACGTTCACCAACCATGTCGGTCAGGTGCAGCGCGTGGCGCGGGTGGTTGAACGTGGTGGAAGCGGTCGCCCAGACTGGCTGATCATTCAGGCACTGGCCAAGGCCATGCGGCTCGATGTCAACGCCAAAGGCTCGTCCAGCGCGCTGCTCAACGATATTGCGCTGGACGTGCCCGGCTACGCCGGCGTGAGCTTTGCGGCCATCAAGCAAGCGCCTAAGGGCGCATATCCGGTAGCGCGACCACTGGCGAGTTCGGCTGACCGGGTGGCGCTCCAGTCCGCGCTGCGCGAACAAACCGCGTTGATTGACCCAAGCGCCTCGCATGACCACCGAATCGTCGAAATGGGCGAAGGCCTCTTCGCGCGTGGCACGCTACTCAATCACGTCAAGGTCTTTGACGACGCGCAACCCTTCTGGGAAGCGCACCGCGGCGAGTGGGAAGCCATGAACCTGGAACATGATTTCGTCGCGAATGGAAACTGA
- a CDS encoding peptidoglycan-binding protein: MKRCFTQSIATSLGLIALFGAAWPVLPARQSALGGVVFAQRFRDVIVPTGTILRVQMDRTISSRTARVGDTFTATVFEPVIVDGRTVIPQGTQVQGRVTQVQPAERRGRSGSIAVDFDRIIFANGVSRDIRASLTSLDPNEREQIDSEGRARGGSSTKRNVIFVGGGAGAGAAIGAIAGGGKGAAIGAGIGAAAGVLGALLSKGQEAQVKSGYRFGVELDQSLRVPSDVDSGGVGGSSGGTGGGLDDYGYDAARGEYTASDIVRRAQTELRRQGFYTGDITGNLGQLTRQAIGEFQRQQGLSVTRRLDRETARALGLLFGSGNTTGPNDPNEDFGFGYDPNAGEYTASEIVRRAQTELRRERLYNGRISGRLDAETRDAIQRFQEERGLPTTGRLDRETALAMGVVY, translated from the coding sequence ATGAAACGTTGCTTTACTCAAAGCATTGCCACCAGTCTTGGCCTCATCGCGCTCTTTGGAGCCGCGTGGCCGGTGCTTCCCGCTCGTCAGTCGGCGCTCGGCGGGGTCGTTTTCGCTCAACGCTTTCGGGACGTCATTGTGCCCACCGGAACCATTTTGCGGGTCCAAATGGACCGCACCATTTCGTCGCGCACGGCGCGCGTCGGCGATACCTTCACGGCCACCGTTTTTGAGCCAGTCATCGTGGACGGCCGCACGGTAATTCCACAGGGCACACAGGTTCAGGGCCGCGTAACCCAAGTGCAACCTGCCGAGCGGCGCGGACGCTCCGGGTCCATTGCCGTGGACTTCGATCGCATCATTTTTGCCAATGGCGTATCGCGCGACATCCGTGCCTCGCTCACCAGCCTTGATCCCAATGAGCGCGAGCAAATTGATAGTGAGGGGCGCGCACGTGGCGGCAGTTCGACCAAGCGCAACGTTATCTTTGTTGGTGGCGGCGCGGGTGCTGGCGCGGCCATCGGCGCGATTGCTGGTGGCGGCAAAGGCGCGGCCATTGGCGCTGGCATTGGCGCTGCGGCTGGGGTTCTCGGTGCGTTGCTTTCCAAGGGACAAGAAGCCCAGGTGAAGAGTGGGTATCGCTTTGGCGTCGAACTCGACCAATCGCTGCGCGTGCCAAGTGACGTGGATAGTGGAGGTGTCGGTGGCAGCAGTGGAGGCACTGGCGGCGGCTTGGATGACTATGGCTACGATGCGGCACGGGGGGAATACACGGCCTCTGACATCGTCCGGCGGGCGCAAACCGAACTACGACGGCAGGGTTTCTACACCGGCGACATCACGGGTAACTTGGGGCAGCTTACCCGTCAGGCAATCGGCGAGTTTCAGCGTCAACAGGGACTTTCTGTTACACGCCGTCTCGACCGTGAAACGGCGCGCGCGTTGGGCCTGCTCTTCGGCAGTGGAAATACGACCGGACCGAATGATCCAAACGAAGACTTTGGCTTTGGATATGACCCGAATGCCGGCGAATACACGGCCAGTGAGATTGTGCGTCGGGCGCAGACGGAGTTGCGGCGGGAGCGGCTTTACAATGGACGTATCTCCGGCCGCCTCGACGCCGAGACCCGCGACGCCATCCAGCGTTTTCAGGAAGAACGCGGCCTCCCAACAACCGGCCGCCTCGACCGGGAAACCGCTTTAGCAATGGGTGTGGTGTACTAG
- a CDS encoding ABC1 kinase family protein: MSHRPSSRFASLVQQVHLARRATAMLRLALPTTLAFVRDQRRYLAFGAPRHVSEQIHRQRAQTIKQHIETLGTAFIKLGQLVSTRPDLVPAVYIEEIAKLQDGITPLPGREARRTLEAIYGTRLEAVFDRFDDQALAAASLAQVHYAVWQGQDVAVKFVRPDIPAQMAIDLKIAGFVMRQLDQRFSNSLTRMLSTAIAEGSKGMAQELDLTNEMENLETLARVLARREDVTVPLIYPEVSGSQVIVMEYCPGVKFTDVERLRAAGFDFDDLIARLVKLYAEMIFVAGVYHADPHPGNILVGDGGQLILLDYGMVCRLSRETRAIILDSVVAGLRGDRERLVDGLYETGIVSEGTNRRRIHAFIEEIIQLHQRGLNAQSRMLGVGLAIERTARELGLNLPPELVYVFRSLSLLEGMASKLRPGWSLIEHGFEPMQEALAPQYVKSLLNREGLLNTAVDEIRRFLGHRTVRRFT, encoded by the coding sequence ATGTCACATCGTCCTTCATCCCGATTTGCGTCCCTTGTTCAGCAGGTGCATCTTGCCCGGCGGGCAACCGCCATGCTGCGGCTGGCACTCCCGACCACGCTAGCGTTCGTACGCGACCAGCGGCGGTATCTAGCATTTGGCGCACCGCGTCACGTTTCGGAGCAAATCCACCGGCAGCGGGCGCAGACTATCAAGCAGCATATCGAAACGCTGGGCACGGCCTTCATTAAGCTGGGGCAACTCGTCAGCACCCGCCCTGACCTCGTGCCAGCGGTCTATATCGAAGAAATTGCCAAACTCCAGGATGGCATTACGCCACTCCCCGGCCGGGAAGCCCGCCGGACGCTCGAAGCGATTTACGGAACGCGCCTTGAAGCCGTGTTTGACCGCTTTGACGACCAGGCACTGGCAGCGGCCTCGCTGGCACAGGTTCACTATGCGGTTTGGCAGGGGCAGGATGTTGCCGTCAAGTTTGTCCGGCCCGACATCCCGGCGCAAATGGCCATTGATCTCAAGATCGCTGGTTTTGTCATGCGGCAACTCGATCAGCGGTTTTCCAACTCGTTGACGCGCATGCTGTCAACCGCGATTGCGGAAGGCTCAAAGGGCATGGCGCAGGAACTGGACTTGACCAATGAAATGGAAAACCTCGAAACCCTGGCGCGGGTGTTGGCCCGGCGGGAAGACGTGACCGTGCCGCTCATCTACCCAGAGGTCTCGGGTTCCCAAGTCATCGTCATGGAATACTGCCCAGGCGTGAAGTTCACTGATGTTGAACGCCTCCGAGCAGCCGGTTTTGACTTTGACGACCTGATTGCGCGCTTGGTGAAGCTTTATGCCGAAATGATTTTCGTGGCTGGCGTGTATCACGCCGACCCACACCCTGGGAACATTCTCGTTGGCGATGGGGGGCAGTTGATTTTGCTTGATTACGGCATGGTCTGCCGTCTATCGCGCGAGACACGGGCCATCATCCTTGATTCGGTTGTCGCCGGACTGCGCGGCGACCGGGAGCGCCTCGTGGACGGCCTCTATGAAACCGGTATTGTCTCGGAAGGCACGAATCGCCGCCGCATCCACGCTTTCATCGAGGAAATCATCCAGCTTCACCAACGCGGGCTGAATGCCCAGAGCCGGATGCTCGGCGTTGGTCTGGCAATTGAGCGGACGGCTCGCGAGCTGGGGCTGAACCTGCCACCTGAACTCGTCTATGTTTTTCGCAGCCTATCGCTGCTGGAGGGCATGGCGTCCAAGTTGCGGCCCGGCTGGAGCCTTATCGAACACGGCTTTGAGCCGATGCAGGAGGCGCTTGCGCCGCAGTATGTCAAGTCGCTCTTGAACCGCGAGGGATTGCTCAACACCGCCGTGGATGAAATCCGGCGCTTCCTTGGTCACCGCACCGTCCGCCGCTTCACTTGA
- the cyaB gene encoding class IV adenylate cyclase has translation MPSQIEAEIKLAGPTLDALQQRLTAAGFTLELTTPRHFEDNWLFDTPTRSLFNTRQALRVRLRDDLDGATVTHKGKPVETPASGVKVREELELTVSDGHTLIQLFKKLGFEKTFRYQKFRTIYRLRHSTGLDLWAMFDETPIGCFVELEGDQAAIERLIQQLGLARDDYITASYPRLQFERCQAMGRPLEDMTFALAVGDGR, from the coding sequence ATGCCATCGCAGATCGAAGCTGAAATTAAGTTGGCTGGCCCGACGCTCGATGCGCTCCAGCAACGACTGACAGCGGCCGGGTTTACGCTGGAACTCACCACACCGCGCCACTTCGAGGACAACTGGCTCTTTGACACGCCTACCCGGTCGCTCTTCAACACACGTCAGGCGCTGCGGGTTCGTCTTCGGGATGACCTGGATGGCGCGACGGTGACGCATAAAGGTAAACCAGTCGAAACCCCGGCAAGTGGCGTCAAGGTTCGTGAGGAGCTTGAATTAACCGTCTCCGATGGTCACACGCTCATCCAGTTATTCAAGAAGCTAGGTTTTGAAAAAACCTTTCGTTACCAGAAGTTCCGCACAATCTATCGGCTCCGCCACTCAACCGGTCTTGACCTATGGGCCATGTTTGACGAGACCCCGATTGGATGCTTTGTTGAACTCGAAGGCGACCAAGCAGCCATTGAGCGCCTGATTCAGCAGCTTGGACTGGCGCGCGATGACTACATTACCGCCTCTTACCCACGACTCCAATTTGAACGTTGCCAGGCAATGGGACGGCCACTTGAAGATATGACTTTCGCTTTGGCGGTTGGTGATGGACGATAG